The following coding sequences lie in one Arachis hypogaea cultivar Tifrunner chromosome 9, arahy.Tifrunner.gnm2.J5K5, whole genome shotgun sequence genomic window:
- the LOC112711277 gene encoding low affinity inorganic phosphate transporter 1, whose amino-acid sequence MAGQQLGVLNALDVAKTQWYHFTAIVIAGMGFFTDAYDLFCISLVTKLLGRIYYTDIKDPKPGVLPPNVQAAVTGVALCGTLAGQLFFGWLGDKMGRKRVYGLTLMLMVVCSIASGLSFGSSAKGVIATLCFFRFWLGFGIGGDYPLSATIMSEYANKKTRGAFIAAVFAMQGFGILAGGIVALIVSSSFDHHYKVPTYKENPQASLVLPAFDYVWRIILMFGAVPAALTYYWRMKMPETARYTALVAKNAKQAASDMSKVLQVDLEAEEEKVKEITESQGQKFGLFSKEFAKRHGLHLLGTTTTWFLLDIAFYSQNLFQKDIFSAIGWIPPSQNMNAIHEVYRIARAQTLIALCSTVPGYWFTVAFIDYMGRFAIQLMGFIFMTIFMFALAIPYDHWTKKENRIGFVVMYSLTFFFSNFGPNATTFVVPAEIFPARLRSTCHGISAAAGKAGAIVGAFGFLYASQSKDPKKTDKGYPTGIGVKNSLIMLGVINFLGIIFTLLVPESKGKSLEELSGENEDEGAEAIEMQGSARTVPV is encoded by the coding sequence ATGGCAGGGCAACAATTAGGAGTGCTGAATGCACTCGATGTTGCAAAGACACAGTGGTACCATTTCACAGCAATTGTGATTGCTGGCATGGGATTTTTCACAGATGCCTATGATCTTTTCTGCATCTCCCTTGTCACCAAGTTGCTTGGGAGGATATACTACACAGATATAAAAGATCCAAAGCCTGGTGTTCTGCCTCCAAATGTGCAAGCTGCTGTGACAGGTGTCGCGCTATGCGGCACTCTAGCAGGCCAGCTTTTCTTTGGTTGGCTTGGTGACAAGATGGGAAGGAAGAGGGTCTATGGACTAACCCTCATGCTCATGGTGGTTTGTTCCATTGCCTCTGGCCTCTCTTTTGGATCCAGCGCGAAGGGTGTTATAGCAACCCTTTGTTTCTTCAGGTTCTGGCTTGGCTTTGGGATTGGTGGCGACTACCCTCTTTCGGCTACAATCATGTCTGAGTATGCCAATAAGAAGACAAGAGGAGCCTTCATTGCTGCAGTGTTTGCTATGCAAGGATTTGGGATCCTTGCTGGTGGAATTGTGGCCTTGATTGTCTCATCTTCATTTGACCATCACTACAAGGTCCCTACTTATAAAGAAAATCCACAAGCATCATTGGTGCTTCCTGCATTTGATTATGTTTGGCGCATCATCTTGATGTTTGGTGCTGTGCCGGCTGCTCTGACTTACTACTGGCGTATGAAGATGCCCGAGACGGCTCGTTACACAGCTCTTGTTGCCAAGAATGCTAAACAAGCCGCCTCGGACATGTCCAAGGTGCTACAAGTTGATCTTGAAGCTGAGGAGGAGAAGGTGAAAGAAATTACAGAGAGTCAAGGCCAAAAGTTTGGCTTGTTCAGCAAGGAATTTGCCAAGCGCCACGGCTTGCACTTGTTGGGAACCACAACCACTTGGTTCTTGTTGGACATTGCTTTCTACAGTCAGAATCTTTTCCAGAAGGACATTTTCAGTGCCATTGGATGGATCCCACCTTCCCAAAATATGAACGCAATCCATGAGGTTTATAGAATTGCAAGAGCACAAACACTCATTGCACTATGCAGTACTGTACCAGGGTACTGGTTTACAGTGGCCTTCATCGATTACATGGGACGGTTTGCCATCCAATTGATGGGTTTCATCTTCATGACAATCTTCATGTTCGCACTCGCCATACCATATGATCACTGGACTAAGAAAGAGAACAGAATTGGGTTTGTAGTGATGTACTCACTGACCTTCTTCTTCTCAAACTTTGGTCCCAACGCAACCACATTTGTTGTCCCAGCCGAGATTTTCCCAGCAAGATTGAGGTCTACTTGTCATGGAATCTCAGCAGCTGCAGGTAAAGCTGGAGCCATTGTAGGTGCATTCGGATTCTTGTATGCTTCGCAAAGCAAGGACCCGAAGAAGACTGACAAGGGATACCCAACTGGTATCGGTGTCAAGAACTCCCTCATTATGCTTGGTGTCATCAACTTCTTGGGAATTATATTCACCTTGTTGGTGCCAGAATCAAAGGGAAAATCACTGGAAGAATTGAGTGGGGAGAATGAAGATGAAGGTGCTGAGGCTATTGAGATGCAAGGATCTGCTAGGACAGTTCCAGTTTAA